GGAAAATCATACTTAATAATGTGCCTTTCATACTGTCAGATTTGTAGGTAAATTAGTGGAAATTAAGAGAAAATGAATCTAGATATGAATTTTCATGCAACTCTGCACATGCTAGTGCTTAACTGAGTGAAAACTCTTCACTAACTAACATCTTAAATCCCTGCCAGCTTTTTCCGCCAAATAATAAACCAAAGTCTTAACATGTCATTGAGATATTGAACCTAAGTTCCCTTTTTCAGGTGCtattatttttggaatttgAAAGGTATGTTGTTTAATTTACctaaaacctaaaaaattaagcctccataaaaacttttgttaATGGCACCTTTAACCGAACTTTCTGAAATTGCTTAACCATTTCTGTCTATTAACCTTAAAGTTACGAAACGAATGGTAGGCCAACTTTATGAATGAAATTACAGCCTCGGCAGCAGGGCGGCCATAGCAGTGGGCAATAACTGACCAGGTTAGCAGTGGAAAACTGCCACTGCAAAACGGTAAACCTAAAACGTCAAGTGCAGGTGCCTACAGCAGCAATATTCACAACAACGGCAAAACGTTTGGCAAACGGGAAAAGGCAAAAACCCAACCAGGAAcgacacaaaaacaaaaaaaaaatactacaaGCGAGAAGAATAGATGGCCCTAGGCGAGCTTGGCTAAGCCATAAAACCGGTCGGTTGAAAAATCGGGGAAATATAGAATGGGAAAACAAGGGGACGGGTTCGGTGTGCCAGCGCATCTGCAAAAACCAAAAGCGAAACTTGAACTGCAGGCCGGCATTTAAATGCGGTTTCTGTTACCTCGtgcagacatttttttaaatataaaaatactatttttgcTGCTTTCTTGGGTGCCACTTTAGTGTGTCACTGGGCTGCCCACATAGCATTTTCCACAGTTGTTAATGGCCCAACCTGAAGATGCATCACGGCtgtgctgatgatgatggtgatgatgcAGCTGAGGACTGGTTTGCCATTTAAAGGAATTTATGCTGCCTTACCTAAAGTCAAAACTCCGACTCCGAGTCTGTCATCAATTGCCTTGCAGCTTTGCCAAATGAAGCATGGAAGCGAGTGAATGGGAAAAGTagcacacacccacacattgTACATATGGAAAAATACCATAAAAATGGTAACCACTTTTATGGTTTCTATAATAAGCtagataattaaataaataacaaaattcatgaacaagaattttcttaaatattttgtaaacatttaagacccttatttttaaaactaaataaaagtcTGAAGTATTTACGAGACAAACACAATACACCATATGacaagttattaaatattttttgaatgaactatttaaaaatatttccgaGTGTATAGCGTAAAACCCTCTTTCATCCCGCTTTTAAATGGCGGAGGCGATCAACTAAACATTAATGCCAATGGAAACGTGAGAATGTCGCCGCCTCCGAGAGTTGAAGATGCACTTTCGGTTCGCTTCTTATTCGAAGATTTTTATCGCCAAATTTCCTTGGGATTTTCCTTTTGTCGCATTTAGCTTGAGGGCCAATGAAAAACTACGTGAAAAACTAACAAAACGTGAgcggaaaattaaataattgaaaagcTACTGTACGGCGGCAGGAGGGGAAAGTGTGCGAAAGGTCGATAGATAAATGCATTGTGATTACTCACTGGCTTagcaaatgaaaacgaaattgGCCATTGACCACTCGCTGTCTACCACGGTACATATAGGCACTAAATCAGCACCGAAAACCCTCGGCAGTAGCacgaaaatcaataaaaataaatgaagacAAATATCCAAAAGCACACAAGGAGTCGGAAAAAAATGtcgaaataaaagtaaatacataaaacaaaaagcgcAGAAGAGATCTTCACGTTCCCCTCAACTTGTCAATAAACAAGGCGAAATGTGAGTGAAAAAAAACTCGCACAAATaccaaataaatttttatttaagagcAAATGTTTGGCTATGCAAACGGCGTGCCACCAACAGACAGAAAGACTTGAATTATGGCAGCCGAACGATGCGTTGACAAgaccaaagaaaataaaaaacctaaaataaaGAGCAGCGTGAGGGAAAGAGCCGAAGAAATTAAAGGCCCTGTCAATTGGCGCAACATCAAAAAACATCACAgattaaaacaagaaatgaGAGGAAAAAGCAGATAAACTTTACTTCCATTTCGCCTaagcatatattttttgatgtGGCTTCCTTCATGGGCTAACAGGCATCATGAAAGCGTGTCCAAAGGGCCGAAGTAGAAAATATCATTTGAAATGATGCGAAAGCCATGCTAAATACGTGGCCTCCTAAGAAGTGCGGCCACTCAAAGCATGTTTGATGTTCAGCTGCACTTTCTCAGTTTTCCCTTTTAATTGGATAGCGATATTATCGAGTGGCCAATTTCATTTTGGCTCTGACATCGTTAACAGAATGATAAAGTGCCCAACGAAAATCGCCAATTGAACCAAGAGCGCAATCAAGTCAGAAATATCACATTACAGTGGCACATTTGCTCCCAGGTTCGTGGGTGTTTTTGGGGTTGCACTGAGAGCAAGAGCAAGCGAAGTTGTCAATTAGACATAcctacaaaatgtttgaaaaatgaaacaaagaATTGTTTATCATTCCATAGAGTTCTTTAAAGATGTAAAACCAATTTCACCCATttcatgtttatttttattgattttccaTTTAGCTAATTACTCAACAAACATTGAATAACCGATTATTTCCATTCCCCCATGGCATGAACCATTGGTAATTATTAGACCACTTATTTCTTATCAGATAAGTATAACATAAGTGGCATGGATACGcttttttttctgagtgcTCAAGAAGTCGAGTTCACTTGTCTCTATTGAATcacccccccaaaaaaaaggcAGACCAGCAATTGAGCAGCATTTTAGCTGTGATTTCGCAACAAATAAACGACTCTCATGATTGCAGCGATTGCAGCGACATCGAGACGTGGtccgttgttgttgccattgATTGATTTGCGCGCTTAGACATTAAATGCAATCAAAGTAACAATACTTGTCCTCTGGCCACGCCCCGCGCCCCACAATGTGAGCTTTTTATCAGGAAACTCCCCCATTAAATCTCTGAAAAAGACCTCTTCAATAGAAACCTTAAAGGTTTTTTACGATCACAAGGGGAACACACGCAAAGCCCCAAGACGCTTATTAAATTGCCCCCCAAAACAGGGCCCAAACaaacaaagccaaacaaaactgAACAGAACGTAGGCAAATAAACAAGCAGTCGAAGCGGAAGGAACTAACGgctgaaaaacaaaagcttaCTTCCGGCCACCCATTGCCCCCCGCAACCTGCCAGCCTTTAAgtttatgaaatataaatgAGCTTTGTGAACATTCAAACAGCAAGAAATCCAAAATTACACGCAATTTATGGATGTAGCAGGTGCaggaagtgggcgtggccgggagCTATTAGGTTGGCTTTAAAGAGCACGCGACAAAATAGCGATACACTGGGAAAATAGTGGGATGTTCATTAATTacgttaaaaaatttaattttgtttttttctagggaaaataaaattccaacCGTATTCTTTTGATACCAACTAGTTATAGCAAAGAAAATCATTTGTATAGGATTAGAATAGTTAATATAAGGCTTAAGTCCAGCGGATCAGCAGAGAAATGTATATTTCATAACATACTTTTAAGCACTTTTCTTATCGAATACCTCCAAAAGTTGCTGTACTTTTATACATctctaaatataaaaaataaatttaatagattcTGTTATAAAGATTTCTTGATTACCATGAAGAATTCAAATTCTTTGATTACAGAACAAATAgtttataaatgttttcaatcattttatttaacatttttaaaggtttaaaataaaagggatTTTATATATCAAAACATTTCTTTGGGCACCTTCCCTATCGAACACCACTAAAAAGTTGTACACcctcaaaaataaatttaatatgacCTTTTTTTTCTCTCACTGTAGTAAAGGGGTTTGGTGATGTGGGCGTTGTGCGGCAATTACCGTTAAGCGGATTGTAGTTTACACTCTCTGTATTGCCATACACACAGAGCTAAGCTAGAACTAAGTGTGCATTCTTACGGtacgttttcattttcattcccatttcccatttcccgaCAGGCGTTATTGTTATGACCCACTGGCATTTCCACCTGTCTCGCTCTGCGCATTTTCACACTtgtaaatcaattaattttacagcttattgttgttgctgccgccgtaGTTGCCCCCGTGGTTCTGGCCACTGGTCATTTGGCTACTGGACTACATAGTGGACAGTACTAgtgccaccaccaccacctgcTGGTTGGTCATTTAGCCTAAGCGCCGGCTAAGCTCAAAATGCTCGACTGGCCGAGGATTGCGAAGCCTCTGCAGTGCCCAACTGAAAATTCAAGTGTGTGGGAACCTTTGCAGCCCCCTTTGTTGTTTTCGAAAGCAAATTGTTGGCCGTAAATGTTGTTGCTGGCTGTTGCCGCTGACTGGATTTTCTGATTTGCTTGAGCGGCGACCGTTGAAATGTAATTAATACGTGGCCCGCACACACATTCGGGGTCAATTGTGTGTAAAGGAGCGCCTCCGCAATGCGGTGGCCGAAAGGTGATTATTATGGATCTATAGGCGAGGAAGGGCTAAGAACCCAGAGGGTTTCAAGTTGCGGATTAAAGTGAAGTGAAGGATATGATTTCCGCATTTCAGGGCTTGTGAAAATAATTCTTAATAATTTAAGATTAcagaaaaacttttccaaataaatttggctttttattttgttttaaactgatcattaaaaaggaaattatGTTATATTTAATGTTCTATTTCCCATAACTAGGCAGGCTGTTGAACAAGTGTATATATTATCAGTTCAGCTAAATTCAGAACAGAATCCCTGTGtaaatttcagtttttaatttttgagtcCTCTTATTTTAACCGAATTTTAGGTAAATGTCTTGTtagttttccaaaattttcagaccaaaatgtttttaacCAACACGTCTGCAAAACGTCTACAAATCTCTCCGAATGGCACGTTAACCTTCACACAAACCAACAATCGTCAAGAAGTCATTATCAGAAATGTTTCCGAAAAGCCTGTGACCTATAAGGTAAATAATTTAACCAGAGGTTATCGATTTCCTTTCTGATTGTTGTATTTCTACTTCAACTTTCTCTGATTCGAAAACCTAAACTAATAGCATTGATaactgttatttccaagagttTGCGTATTTTAACCGGAGGTTAAAGTCagatttgtttacttttccaCTCCCCAACTAGGTGCAGAGCACGGTCTTCGGCAAGTTCAATATCCGACCCCGCTGGGGAGTCCTGAGTCCCAACGAGCACTCACGCGTCCTCATAACCATGAGCAAAGGTGCCGAGCTCTCGAGGAAGGGCCgcgacaagatagtggtcGTCT
This window of the Drosophila biarmipes strain raj3 chromosome 3L, RU_DBia_V1.1, whole genome shotgun sequence genome carries:
- the LOC108034789 gene encoding uncharacterized protein LOC108034789, producing MFLTNTSAKRLQISPNGTLTFTQTNNRQEVIIRNVSEKPVTYKVQSTVFGKFNIRPRWGVLSPNEHSRVLITMSKGAELSRKGRDKIVVVCMLSPINAVDFELTSSFWRHSICYDPSIEKHQLTCHQMDGSGEGGDSGPVHGDLRIRRGLYPSYCSFRTPSKYWR